CATTTTCAAGACATAGTAAAGTTGAACCCACCACCGTTTGTACTATTAAAACATCTAATTTTTAACCGGCTAAAATATTTCATAAGTCAGCTAACATATTACCTATATGAAAAATTTTTAGTCATTTTTCAGGCGCAATGCGTTCCTTTGTTAGACAGGTTCACTACATAGACCGAGATTTGATTGTGGCTCGCTTATTTAAAGGTCTTGGCTCACTAAGTCCATGCAGTGTTCTGAGGTCTCTACAGACCCCTGTGTGCTTATACGGATCAACCGCCATCATCATTTTGACAACAGCTTTACAATCAGTTATAATAAAAGTACGACCAATTATTATTACTGAATTGTAAGCCAGTTTCTTAACGATTCTGATTTATTTTTCAAAGAACTATATTCAAAGTTTGCTTCTTGTGTGAATTGATTTTTGTTTAAATTCTAAAATAGAATTATTAATCAAGGCTTACAAGCTAGTTTGAATAGTGTTCTTGAACCAATCGGCTATTTATATTATAATAAGTAGCCTTTTGTTTCAAGGTTTTTGTAAACATTTGTTTACCATTTAATTGTACACAAATGTTTACACCTTGTCAACAGTTTTTTAAAAAAGATTTATATTATTTTTCAAGGAGAAAAAAATGTTACCTGATCGATTGAAAATCCTTCGTTTGGAATCAAAACTAACACAAAATGAAATTGCTGAAAAACTAAAAATTTCAAAAATGACTTACTCTTATTGGGAAAATGGAAAAAGAAATCCTAAAAACATTCAACAAATTGCTGACTTTTTTAATGTTTCAACTGATTATCTACTAGGAAATACAGACATCAAGAATCAAAAGAAAATTAATGAAGATTTAGGAGAAACACTTGATACTTTCAAGTCGTTTGATGGGAAACCAATGACTGAATCTGACCGCGAAACAATTAGAGAAGTTTTGAAAAGGCGACAGAGAGAACGAGAGCAAAAATTAAATAAATAATATGCTCAAAAAAATTACTAAAAAGATTAAAGAACTTGGAATAAATATTGAGTATTGTTATCTTGATAAAATGGGTTATTTTGGATTAGAAGAAAATAAACCTATAATATTTATTAACGAAAAGTTAAATGAATTAGAGACATCACTAACACTATTGCATGAGACGGCACATTTTCTAAATGGAGATTGCGAAAAATATATCGATAATCACTTGCAAAATGATAACTTAGAGTATGAAGCAAATAAATACATGATCCACGAAGTTATGAAAATGTTAGATGGAATATATGAATTTACTCCAGATACAAACTACCAGCAGATTATTGAAAATTTAAATCTACCATACCATCTTGATGGAGTTGTTGCTGATGAATTTCATGATATCATATCAAATAAATTTGAAATTGAACCTTATTATGATCCGGACTATTTTTATGAGTAATATTTTGAATACAAGATAGTTATGATATTTTTTATTTTTAATGAATTAATCAATAGTACATCAGACTTTTTAATCCAAATTTTACCATATCCGCTTTGTACTATGGTAAAATTAAGTCATAATTTTCACATAAATTCAACAATTATAAAAAAGGCTCTATAAAAAATCGTGTGGGAAATATATTCCCATACGATTTTTTTTGCCTTGAATTGTCAAGTTAAGTATTTGGTTATGGACATGAATTACAGCTATGACAAGCTAATCAAGCGGTGCTTCCCTAATGCGCAACTCATCACTGACCGGTTTCATGTTGTCCAACAAATGACACGAGCCTTTAATACTCTACGCATACAAGTCATGAAATCATTTGACACAAGAACTCCAGAATACCGGCATCTTAAGTATTATTGGAAGCACTTGCTTAAGCATTACGATGACTTATCTGAGACCTCTTTTTACTCCCGCTCTTTACGCAGATGGACATCCAGTCGGCAATTGGTTGAACAGTTGATTAACTACGATTCTGTATTATACGAGGCTTGGCAGATATTACAATTCGCGATGGGACACTTTAGAAACAAAGATTCGGATGCCTTTTTCAATCTGATTGATGGACTAGATACCTGTATGCTGCCTGACCCCTTTGTCAAAAAGTACCAATTTTTATTAAGAAAACGACCATCTATTGAATTAGCAATCAAGCGCTGTGCATTTGGCTTTAGGACCTTTAGAAACTTCAAGAAACGCATCCTGTTAATGAACACTGTTTTAACTAACTAAAAAAACAAGCACCGAAGTACTTGCTTATAGAGTTTGGCTATTTCCCACACGATTTGACAAAGAGCCATTTTTAGTCCAGTTTATCGGGAACATTACATGGAAAGTCCATATTCTGGGGTGCACTTCTGAGATGGAAATCTTTTTATCTCTCATTACTTAATGAAAGAAGAGATATATTAGATTCATAACTTTAAAAATTAGGTTCCTGTCTGTCAGTTATTGTTTCCAGAAACTTTCTAATACAACCGATTACATCAGCACATTATTGTTAATTTTGATCAATAATTTGATAATGTGTGTTGAAACTCTTTTTTGAAATCACTCTATGATTAGTAACGTCTAAAAATTCACCAATATATGCTGTTGGGTATGCAGAATATCCAGGGTAACTTAATAGTCCTATCTTTAAGTTGTACCCAACAGATGGATTTATTCCACTCATAGAAATTACTAGTTTATCATCTAGCCATCTTAAATAATTCTCTTTAAATGCTTTTTTAACCCAGACTGGTTGAACATTGCTTTTACTAATTTCCCATACATCAGATGGGCATCCTTTATATAAAGCTTTCATACAGTACACGCTCCTTATCAGAAATTACATGCATTAGGTGTCCCACCAGTACCTCCTGGAGAACAAGAACTACCGGGACCACGATTGGGATATTTTCCATTTAGTTGATCAACTACTTGCTGTGGATTAACAGGTTTTCCTAGTTTCCCTATAGCTCCTAAGACATCACCAATCCAGTGGCCACCATTTAGAGAACGACACTCTTCATCGGACAACTCTTTAAATTTTTCAGAATACAATTTCATTTTTCTTACCTCCTTATAGTATATACATATCAAAAAAACATACAAATGTCAAGAATAAAAACATATATATTTTTTTATATGCTTTCAGACCGCAAACAAGGTCGCTTTAATCTTGTTTATTCTTAATAGACGTGACTGGTAAATATTTTTTGATGGTTTTGAGATAGTGTACATTATAAAATCAAGGAAAGATTTGTACAATCTTTGATATTGTTTTTATAAACTTTATAATCCTGACGATTTGTAGTCGTAGACAGTAAAAGCTTACCATGAAGAGAGAGCTAGTCATCATAAAATTTACCATAGACATACTGGTTCTGTTGCAAAGTTCCCCATAACTCTTGATTTATTGTAAAATGTAATAAAACGATAGCGAGGGAGACAGATGGATCATTTCAAAGGGAAACAATTCCAAAAAGACGTAATTATTGTCGCTGTTGGTTACTACCTGCGTTACAATCTGAGCTATCGTGAAGTTCAAGAACTACTGTATGATCGTGGAATAAATGTTTGTCACACTACGATTTATCGCTGGGTTCAAGAGTACAGTAAAGTCCTCTATCATCTTTGGAAAAAGAAAAATAGACAGTCCTTCTATTCGTGGAAAATGGATGAAACCTACATCAAAATTAAAGGACGTTGGCATTATCTCTATCGTGCGATTGATGCGGACGGACTAACCTTAGACATCTGGTTACGAAAGAAACGAGATACACAAGCAGCTTATGCTTTCTTAAAACGACTCCAGAAACAATTTGGACAACCGAGAGTCATCGTGACAGATAAGGCACCATCGATTGGTGCTGAATTTAGAAAGTTACAGAGTAATGGTTTATATACTAAAACAGAACATCGAACTGTTAAGTATCTCAATAATTTAATTGAGCAGGACCATCGGCCAATTAAGCGGCGTAATAAATTTTATCAAAGTCTCAGAACTGCCTCAACCACGATTAAGGGCATGGAGGCCATTCGAGGGATATACAAAAAGAACCGAAGAAATGGAACGCTCTTCGGATTTTCGGTGTCAACTGAAATTAAAGTTTTACTAGGGATACCAACATAATCAAAATATAAGATTAAGACTATGATACCCTTTTGGGGAACTTTGCAACAGAACCTATTTCAACATTAATGATGATTTTTTTGAATTACTATTTTCCATTTTTAATTATTAAAAATAAAAAAATATCAATAATCTTTGACTAGTAAATTCCTGTCTTTTGCAATATATTTGAATACAAAATAAAGTCCACCAGTTTTTTCTTGCTGATAGACTTTATTTTTTATTCAACTAATGATTTTATATTGATTATTTTTGACCTAAATTGCCCAGAATTCATTTTCTATGATTAATCACTTGTGTATATCAAGGGTTTAGACAGTAGCCAAGATTTGGAAAGAGAGTTTAATCAGGGAATTGATAAGCCATATTTTACCTCACAACTAGCCTTTTAAATATAAAATTATTGGTCAGTAAAGATTGTTATTTAAAATCAGAAAATATTTCTAAACGAAATTAGTAAAGTTCATCAATTTCTACTGACGGACTTTACTTTTATTCAACGAAATAATGGTGTGAACTTTTAGTATTAAATAGCTCAATTCATATATTTTTAGGGTGAAATTCACACCATTAAGATGATATTAGTTGAAATTAGATAAAAGTAGTTTATGTGAAATCGCTTGTAAGTCTTTCTATTAAAGGTTTTTGAATTTTACGCTAACGGATACGTTTCAAAGCAGGTCTTAAGAATGCTAATATAAAAAATATCAGCTTTTGTATAGGATTGAAAATATTTAAATTTCCCCTATCAACTGCATTTATTGTATACCAAATTTGCACATTAGTACCATTAAAAAATGCCAAATCAATCAACTAATATTTTTATATTTACTTTCTTGTTGTTAGTCGTACAGTATTTATTAATCTTTTTGTTTATGAAATCGTTTTCGTGTTATACTGAGACTAGAACGATTGTCAGAAAACATTAATAGTCGCTCAATGAATGGAGCAACATGAATAACCAAAATACAATTGGCTTTTTAAAGAGTCATAAAAAGTATGAACGTCGTATCGCATTATTGCCTCAGGAATTATCTAAATTAACAGACCCAAATTCAATTTATTTAGAAAAGAATCATGGCAGTGATTTAGGAATTTCAGACAGTGATTACACAGTCTTAGGTGCACATATTGTATCTCGAGATATTACGTTAGAACAAGATATTATTTGTGATCCAAAGATTGGTGATGCTGATTTTTTACATCAATTACAGAAACATCAGACTGTTTTTGGATGGCTTCATGCAAAACAAAGTCAATCTATTACAAGTGTACTTGTAGAAACCAAGGTTCGTGCCATTACTTGGGAAGAAATGTATTTAGATAATCGACACATCTTTTGGCGTAATAATGAACTTGCTGGTGAGGCAGCAATCATGCACGCCTTTCTCCTAACAGGACAAATGCCCTATGATACAAAAGTTGCAGTGATAGGTCGAGGCAATGTTGCTTTCGGCGCAATAAAAATTTTACAAGGGCTTGGTGCCGACATTACGGTATTCAAACATAACCAAGAGGAATTATTAAGTAAATCCCTTAATGAGTATGATGTTATTGTAAATGCTGCTCTTTGGGATGTTAATAGACACGATCATTTGATATCTCTTGATGATTTAGCACAAATGAATGCTGGAACTTTAATTATAGATATTTCTGCTGATGTTGGGGGTGGTATCGAAAGTTCTCATATCACAACAATGAACAAGCCTTTATATAAACTAGACCAAATCAACCACTATGTTATTGATCATACTCCCAGTTTACTTTATAGAACTGCATCTAAAAGTATTTCTCAAGCAATTTCGCCCTTTCTAAATGATCTAATATTTAAAACTGAAAATGAAGTTTTAAATAAAGCAACTATCATAGAAAAAGGAGAAATTATCGATTCAGATATTTTAGATTTTCAATCTAAAAATTATTAACTTTAAACTATTTACAATATCATAGTCATAACATAGAATTTGAAGTAAAAAGAGTACATGATATAAGGAATCACAAAATAATTAGCTGACAAAAATGAATTTACACCTGACACAAATTATTACACAATCATAGAAATTTAAAAACTTCGTTATCATCTGGATAGCATAATAATTTATGAATTTAACAACGTTAAAGCTGACAAATTTGGCATGCCCCCTATTATGAAACAGACTATTTTTATGAATAAAAAGTAAAGTCCATCAGTTTATGCTTACTGATAGACTTTATTTTTTATTCAATATTTTATACTTAGTCAGTACAAAATCCCCTTCTTTGATAAAATTCTATCACTAACTCTTCTTTTATCGGGTTAGACTATAAATAAAAGGATCTTTTTAGAACGGTCGAAATAGGTAGTTCCTCTAAAATTATTGATACAATAAAATCCTTAGACTTTAACAGTTCTTTATTTATTTATTTAAAATATATTTGATTAAAAAAGGTGCAATAATCGTTGTCAAAATAATAACTATTACTAGATCTGAGTAGACCGTTTGATTAATAATTGTACCAGTTATTCCTATTTGTGCGACAATAAGTGCCATTTCCCCTCGTGATACCATACCAGCACCTATTAAAAGCGATTCCTCTTTATCTAAATTAAATAACTTTCCTGCATAATATGCTGGGACAAATTTGGTTAGAATAGCTAAAATAGTAAAACAAAGAATAAGCATAGGTGCAGTCAATAAACTTTTTAAATCAATAGATATAGCAATAGAGACAAAGAATACAGGGATAAATATAATATTACCTATTTCAGATATTGCACTTTCTATTTGATCAGATACTTTTGTTTGAGCAATGGCAAGACCAGCGAAAAAACTACCAATAACAGCAGACATACCAACACTATTTGCCAACAGACTTAAACTTAAACAAATCAGTAAAGCAGTTATAACATGCTTTTTAGGTACAGAAAGTTTATTTACTAATTTCCAAAAGTTCGGAATAAACTTGTAAACTAAAAATAAAAAGATGAAAAAAATTATTTCAGACATAAATTGATATAAGAGATTGCCTTCTTGCTTTTTTACACTTGTAAAGACTGATAAAATCAAAATTGCAAGTATATCATCTACTACTGCAGCACCCAAAATAATATTCCCAGCTTTTGTTGATAACTTACCATATTCTTGTAAGACTTGTACTGTTATAGAAACCGAGGTAGCTGAAAATACAATGCCATAAAAGAAGCTGGTAGATATATCATGTCCCAGACCAATTGATACTGCCCCAAAAATTAAAATCGGAATAAATACACCAGTTAAAGCTACAAGTAAGGAGGGTTTTAAATATTTTTTTAATAACTCTATATCACTTTCTAAACCTGCCAAGAACATGAGCAATATCACACCTACTTCAGATATTACTTCTATAGTGTGGCCTCCAGTTACCCATCCTAAAAGAGATGGTGATAATATCACACCAATAACCATTAAACCAACAACTTCTGGTATTTGTATGCGTCTAGAAATAATGGTAGCAATAAAAGAAAAAGCAAGTATTATCGTTATTTGTAAAATATCATTCATGATTACTATTTTATCATAATCATTGTTTAAAAAGGGGGATGAGAAAAATTTAATACATTTGCGGAGTCTACCCCGCCCATCGGTTCCATTAAATTATATTTAGAGTAAAACTTTTTCGACTGGAGTATCTATTACATGAGACTACAGTTTTCCTTGATAGTGATTGTATAAGATATATTGTTAAACATTTACAACATTATAACTTTGAGTATGAAACAAATAAATATATGATCCATGAAGTTATAAAAATTTTAGATAAAAAATACAAAATAAAGTTTACCAATTTATATGATGATAAACTTTACTCTGTATTCAATTTTTAATGACTATTCTCAAAACATTTGCCCAGATTTTGCCCAGAATTTTAGTTAATAAACTCTGGAACCTGCTATATAAGGCTTAATGTGACTATATCATATATTTAAAATATAATTTTGCCACCGGTTATCTCCTTTTGTAAATACCTACTTGAAAGCCTTTATATATAGGATTTTTCGTTTTTAAACTAATTTATTAAATTAGTTTTCAGCCCTAGATTACCCTATTTTACACTCGTTTTTGCCCAGATTATGCCCAGAATTTTCAATCTGGATTATCTATCATTCCAACAAGTTTTTCTCGCATTTCATCTGCCAGGCCAAACCCTATCTATTTTCATGTCTCACATTAGTTATCTCTGTAAAATAAAAAAATATAGAGATAGCAATTACTACTAATTATATCACTATATTTGTCTTTTTTCTAAATTATTATTTGATGTCCTATATCTTAAAATGCTACTCTGATTCTTTTTCCAACGTATCCACATGTGCTGTTTATCATTGTTTAGCTTGCAAGATAGATAATTTGCAAATTAAGTACAAAATAAAAGCAGTTAACTTTTGATGCTTAACGCTTTATTTTTAATTTTATATCGTCTCCTATTACTTAAACAACAAAAAAACATCTTTGATAATTAAATCAAAGATGGTCATTTTGTTTATTCCGCTCTTTTAGTAATTCCTCGTAAATTGGTGGTAAAAGTTCCTCTAAATTACTTATATCTATTTTAACAGCATCTAAAATCTCTCTTTTTGGCATATTATTATATTCATGATCTATGAAATTACGCAGTAAACGAATACTATTCCAGTCAACATATGGATATTTTTCTTTTGTCTGCTCGGCTAATTTAGCTAAACTAGCCTGTTCTCCAATCTGAGATAAACTAAATGAAATATCTTCTATAACCATTCCATCAATTAAATCATACATTCTCGCATATCCACTTAAATTATCTTCGCCAATAGTAGTTGAGTCCCCCGCTTGTAGTAAGAAACAACTTGTATATTACCATCATTGCATCAAGTTCACTCTTGGCTAAAGACAAGCAGGTTATATGCTCTACACTAGCAATTTTTAACCAAATAACTATAGATACTATTTCATGATGTTAGCCTTAAATCACAACATTTGTTGCAATCTTTTAATTTCATCTCTGTAAATTTTTGCTTTCTCTGATAAAAAAAATTGTTCATATGTCTCTGAAACTCGTACTAATATAGAAATCGTCGTTTGAAAGTTTTCTAGTTTCTCATAAAGATTTGCTTCTAGCAACATATAAGTGATCCCAATTTCTAATGTCCCTATTTTGGGTATTAACGACTTAAATGTTTCTAAATAATACGTCACTTTTTCATATTGACTGTTATTAATCAAGACATAAATCGAATTTCTTAGCACCATCAAAAGTAAATTAATATCTAAAGATTCCTGCTCAAGTACACTATCTAGATAAAAAATAATCGATTGATTATCTAGTTGTGTTACTGCAACTGCAAAAAATTGTAGATTTGATATTTTCCAATCCGTAACATTTTGTAGATAGTCTTCCAATATCTCCTGCTCAATAATTGTTAACCTGTCTTTTTGACCATAATTTATTAACACACACTTTAGCGCAATCAGATTCAAATGATCTTGCTTTTTAACGCTATTTCTGTTCTTTCTTCTCTCTTTTTCATAAAGTGTATTAAGCTTATCAAGTTCTCCACGTTGCTCTAAATTGCCAACTACATCAAATAAAGTTGTCGTTTCATCTTTTTTTAAAAAAATTGAGAATTCAGCTATTGAAATATCAATATTTTGAATTAAGGCAAAAAATCTATCTGTGGTTATGTCTCCATCTCCTCGTTCAAAGTGTGACAATTGTGATGGAGAGAGGATTTTATCACTAGCTTGAGCTAATGAAAGCCCCTTATCTTGTCTAAGTTCACGAAATAATTTCCCAATTTTTTTACTCATTAATTTCCTATCAAACATCTAAATAAATAAACGAGTAGATAGATTTCTTTTCATGAATTATCTACTTTGAACCAAGTGGCATGAGATCATCCTAAAGTATAAAAAATCTATATATTAGTTAATAATATTATAGAATATGTCCTTGAAAATTTCAAAAAATATGAGCGATAATGATTCAATTTACCTTCTAAACATTTACTTATTGACAGATTTTTTATCCTTATTCGACATCACTAAACAAAAAAATACAACTACTGATAGTATAGATACAATATAAAATGTCGGATAGATACCAATTAAATTTGCAAGGAATACGAAAACTATGCCACCCAAAGGAATTGAGAACGTAAAAATTGTTGTAATACCACCTCCTATTTTTCCTAAATATTCTTGTGGCACATTTTCTAAAATCAGTGCACTTAATTTAGGACTTGCCTTTGCTGAAACATAAGCCAAAGCAAATAAACACACTAGAGAGAGATAACCATAATGAATAACTAAAACTGAAAAAAGGGAAATCATAAGAAATGAAGTTAACAGTAATTTAGAAAGATCCCAGTTTTTAAGTTTGTCATCCATAATGAATGAACCTGAGAGCATCCCAACCATCAATATTATATTAAAAATCATAACAGAGGTTCCAAATTTTGTTGGAAAAGGATTAAATTTTAGAATCGTTAAACTAATTAATGGGCCCACACCAGCCATGATAAAGTTAATAAAAATAAGAGAAAAGAGCAAAATTAAAAAATTTGAAGAATTATCTACATCAAATATTCCCTTAATTTGAGTAAAACTTTCTTTCATATTAAATTCAAATTTTTTAGTATTTATAAGTGGTTTATAAGTTAAGAATGAGTTAAATAACAACAGTGAAATCCCACTGAGAAAATATAAAACACCATTCACCATAAGAACAAAACTGAATGATTGATTCGACATTGCTAATAAAGTGACACCTAAGGGTTGTCCTATGATTTCAACAATAGATGATAACCCTTGAAGTTGACCAAAAGCAGGTTGAAGGCCCTCCGATTTTAGGTTATATTGCAAAATAGGTGAACGCAATCCAGATTTATAACTTGTCATTAAATCAGATAATATTTTAACGATTGCAATTAAAATAAAGGACATG
The DNA window shown above is from Lactococcus paracarnosus and carries:
- a CDS encoding helix-turn-helix domain-containing protein; translated protein: MLPDRLKILRLESKLTQNEIAEKLKISKMTYSYWENGKRNPKNIQQIADFFNVSTDYLLGNTDIKNQKKINEDLGETLDTFKSFDGKPMTESDRETIREVLKRRQREREQKLNK
- a CDS encoding ImmA/IrrE family metallo-endopeptidase — protein: MLKKITKKIKELGINIEYCYLDKMGYFGLEENKPIIFINEKLNELETSLTLLHETAHFLNGDCEKYIDNHLQNDNLEYEANKYMIHEVMKMLDGIYEFTPDTNYQQIIENLNLPYHLDGVVADEFHDIISNKFEIEPYYDPDYFYE
- a CDS encoding transposase — translated: MWEIYSHTIFFALNCQVKYLVMDMNYSYDKLIKRCFPNAQLITDRFHVVQQMTRAFNTLRIQVMKSFDTRTPEYRHLKYYWKHLLKHYDDLSETSFYSRSLRRWTSSRQLVEQLINYDSVLYEAWQILQFAMGHFRNKDSDAFFNLIDGLDTCMLPDPFVKKYQFLLRKRPSIELAIKRCAFGFRTFRNFKKRILLMNTVLTN
- a CDS encoding ComC/BlpC family peptide pheromone/bacteriocin, with the protein product MKLYSEKFKELSDEECRSLNGGHWIGDVLGAIGKLGKPVNPQQVVDQLNGKYPNRGPGSSCSPGGTGGTPNACNF
- a CDS encoding IS6 family transposase; amino-acid sequence: MDHFKGKQFQKDVIIVAVGYYLRYNLSYREVQELLYDRGINVCHTTIYRWVQEYSKVLYHLWKKKNRQSFYSWKMDETYIKIKGRWHYLYRAIDADGLTLDIWLRKKRDTQAAYAFLKRLQKQFGQPRVIVTDKAPSIGAEFRKLQSNGLYTKTEHRTVKYLNNLIEQDHRPIKRRNKFYQSLRTASTTIKGMEAIRGIYKKNRRNGTLFGFSVSTEIKVLLGIPT
- a CDS encoding N(5)-(carboxyethyl)ornithine synthase; the encoded protein is MNNQNTIGFLKSHKKYERRIALLPQELSKLTDPNSIYLEKNHGSDLGISDSDYTVLGAHIVSRDITLEQDIICDPKIGDADFLHQLQKHQTVFGWLHAKQSQSITSVLVETKVRAITWEEMYLDNRHIFWRNNELAGEAAIMHAFLLTGQMPYDTKVAVIGRGNVAFGAIKILQGLGADITVFKHNQEELLSKSLNEYDVIVNAALWDVNRHDHLISLDDLAQMNAGTLIIDISADVGGGIESSHITTMNKPLYKLDQINHYVIDHTPSLLYRTASKSISQAISPFLNDLIFKTENEVLNKATIIEKGEIIDSDILDFQSKNY
- a CDS encoding cation:proton antiporter → MNDILQITIILAFSFIATIISRRIQIPEVVGLMVIGVILSPSLLGWVTGGHTIEVISEVGVILLMFLAGLESDIELLKKYLKPSLLVALTGVFIPILIFGAVSIGLGHDISTSFFYGIVFSATSVSITVQVLQEYGKLSTKAGNIILGAAVVDDILAILILSVFTSVKKQEGNLLYQFMSEIIFFIFLFLVYKFIPNFWKLVNKLSVPKKHVITALLICLSLSLLANSVGMSAVIGSFFAGLAIAQTKVSDQIESAISEIGNIIFIPVFFVSIAISIDLKSLLTAPMLILCFTILAILTKFVPAYYAGKLFNLDKEESLLIGAGMVSRGEMALIVAQIGITGTIINQTVYSDLVIVIILTTIIAPFLIKYILNK
- a CDS encoding HepT-like ribonuclease domain-containing protein, with translation MYDLIDGMVIEDISFSLSQIGEQASLAKLAEQTKEKYPYVDWNSIRLLRNFIDHEYNNMPKREILDAVKIDISNLEELLPPIYEELLKERNKQNDHL
- a CDS encoding helix-turn-helix domain-containing protein yields the protein MSKKIGKLFRELRQDKGLSLAQASDKILSPSQLSHFERGDGDITTDRFFALIQNIDISIAEFSIFLKKDETTTLFDVVGNLEQRGELDKLNTLYEKERRKNRNSVKKQDHLNLIALKCVLINYGQKDRLTIIEQEILEDYLQNVTDWKISNLQFFAVAVTQLDNQSIIFYLDSVLEQESLDINLLLMVLRNSIYVLINNSQYEKVTYYLETFKSLIPKIGTLEIGITYMLLEANLYEKLENFQTTISILVRVSETYEQFFLSEKAKIYRDEIKRLQQML
- a CDS encoding MFS transporter — protein: MALMLKNKAFGSLLISSIFSMLGTSLFNIVFLIYASSLPHAKMMVSLAEICILLPLIFSAYTGFLADKTKHKVQSMIIFSWIQGILFIMLFVVMNEKNIMSFILIAIVKILSDLMTSYKSGLRSPILQYNLKSEGLQPAFGQLQGLSSIVEIIGQPLGVTLLAMSNQSFSFVLMVNGVLYFLSGISLLLFNSFLTYKPLINTKKFEFNMKESFTQIKGIFDVDNSSNFLILLFSLIFINFIMAGVGPLISLTILKFNPFPTKFGTSVMIFNIILMVGMLSGSFIMDDKLKNWDLSKLLLTSFLMISLFSVLVIHYGYLSLVCLFALAYVSAKASPKLSALILENVPQEYLGKIGGGITTIFTFSIPLGGIVFVFLANLIGIYPTFYIVSILSVVVFFCLVMSNKDKKSVNK